From Cucumis melo cultivar AY chromosome 1, USDA_Cmelo_AY_1.0, whole genome shotgun sequence, a single genomic window includes:
- the LOC103495622 gene encoding uncharacterized protein LOC103495622 produces the protein MSFLAGRLAGKEAAYFIQESKHAVGRLAQKNTAQKFPAKSPPSSHSLADGEPQADILPEVLRHSLPSKIFREESANSSGSFSTSKWVLPSDPNYRSVSSDALNPLRAFLSLPQVTFGPKRWELPQSENSILASTANDLRTDKHTPMNPEKLKAAAEGLAHVGKAFAVATALVFGGATLIFGFTMSKLDVNNASEIQTKGKSMIEPKMEMIRQQFVPFKVWADDVSKKWHVERDNDIKEKPLIKELSKILGAKTPN, from the exons ATGAGCTTTTTGGCTGGAAGATTGGCCGGCAAAGAGGCGGCATACTTTATTCAAGAATCCAAACATGCCGTTGGTCGTCTTGCCCAAAAAAACACCGCCCAGAAATTCCCCGCCAAATCACCGCCTTCTTCCCATTCTCTGGCCGACGGTGAACCGCAAGCCGACATTCTTCCTGAAGTCTTAAGGCACTCTCTGCCCTCTAAAATCTTCAGGGAGGAATCTGCAAACTCCAGTGGATCCTTCTCTACTTCCAAATGGGTTCTTCCCTCTGACCCTAATTACCGCTCTGTCTCTTCAGATGCTCTTAACCCTCTTAGGGCTTTCCTCTCCCTTCCCCAGGTTACATTCGGCCCCAAAAG GTGGGAATTGCCTCAATCTGAGAACTCAATATTGGCCTCAACTGCTAACGATTTGCGGACCGACAAACATACTCCTATGAATCCTGAGAAGTTGAAAGCTGCTGCTGAAGGCCTTGCTCATG TTGGAAAGGCGTTTGCTGTAGCTACTGCGCTTGTCTTTGGTGGTGCCACCTTGATCTTTGGATTCACCATGTCCAAGCTAGATGTCAACAAT GCAAGCGAGATTCAAACAAAAGGAAAAAGCATGATTGAACCAAAGATGGAAATGATTAGACAGCAATTTGTTCCCTTCAAAGTCTGG GCTGATGATGTATCAAAAAAATGGCATGTGGAAAGAGATAATGATATCAAAGAGAAGCCTCTCATAAAGGAACTCTCAAAGATTTTGGGTGCCAAGACTCCCAACTAA